The following coding sequences lie in one Rutidosis leptorrhynchoides isolate AG116_Rl617_1_P2 chromosome 4, CSIRO_AGI_Rlap_v1, whole genome shotgun sequence genomic window:
- the LOC139841593 gene encoding uncharacterized protein produces MIWSRFSPNGVHRNCVIDFGTEKFDIDLVPLTLDEFYVVVGMDWLNHNRAKLACHEKFVRVRTPSGGELVVYGKARRRPMTLCTYARARRLVSSGGMAYLAHLVDTRDKPPSIKSIPIANEFEDVFLDELPGVPPVRQVEF; encoded by the coding sequence ATGATCTGGAGCAGATTCAGCCCTAATGGGGTGCATAGaaattgtgttattgattttggaaccgAGAAGTTTGATATTGACTTGGTTCCTCTTACCTTGGATGAATTTTATGTTgtcgtgggtatggattggctcaatcATAATAGGGCTAAGCTTGCGTGTCATGAGAAATTTGTAAGGGtaagaaccccaagtgggggagagctagTCGTGTACGGTAAAGCTCGAAGACGTCCCATGACTCTTTGTACTTATGCTCGTGCGCGTCGACTCGTATCAAGTGGAGGTATGGCTTATCTAGCCCATCTGGTTGATACTCGTGATAAGCCACCTTCTATTAAATCTATTCCTATTGctaatgaatttgaagatgtttttcttgatgagttaccgggtgttccaccTGTAAGGCAAGTAGagttttga